In Rana temporaria chromosome 3, aRanTem1.1, whole genome shotgun sequence, a single window of DNA contains:
- the LOC120933630 gene encoding proteinase-activated receptor 1-like, whose translation MAIVIFLVKMKVRKPAVVYMLNLATADVLFVSILPFLIIYRFSGNNWLIGEGMCRFVMAAFYCNMYCSILFMTSISVDRFIAVTYAVRSLSWRTVNRAWLVCGVIWAISLASTVPLLLGEQTIFIYELNITTCYDVQYSDDLRGFYFYYFTTLLSLLFFLPLTITTFCYIRTIHSLGTIKMNNMRRRLRAIYLTVIVLSVFILCFGPTNVLHFSYYLQMYYYDDDSLYEAYTLSSTICSISCCLDPLIYYLASSECQRYVYSFLGWKKDSRPPRRQRLALTDNEENTEVTFREETC comes from the coding sequence ATGGCGATCGTCATATTCCTGGTGAAGATGAAGGTCAGGAAGCCGGCAGTGGTCTACATGCTCAACCTCGCCACTGCAGATGTCCTCTTTGTTAGCATCCTGCCATTTCTCATCATTTACCGATTTTCTGGAAATAACTGGCTGATCGGAGAAGGAATGTGCCGCTTCGTCATGGCAGCATTTTACTGTAACATGTACTGCTCCATCCTGTTCATGACCAGTATCAGCGTTGACCGGTTCATAGCGGTAACCTACGCGGTTAGGTCCCTGTCCTGGCGCACAGTAAACCGAGCCTGGTTGGTCTGTGGTGTCATCTGGGCAATCTCATTGGCCAGCACTGTGCCTCTACTTCTAGGAGAACAAACTATATTTATTTATGAGCTAAATATCACAACTTGTTACGACGTGCAGTATAGTGACGATTTACGAGGGTTCTACTTTTACTATTTTACCACTCTTTTATCTTTGTTATTTTTCTTACCCTTAACCATTACAACATTCTGTTACATCAGAACCATCCACAGCCTTGGTACAATAAAGATGAATAATATGCGCAGGAGATTACGAGCCATCTACTTGACCGTAATTGTCCTTTCTGTGTTTATCCTTTGTTTTGGCCCCACCAACGTCCTCCATTTCTCTTATTATCTTCAGATGTATTATTATGATGATGACTCCCTGTATGAGGCCTACACCCTTTCTTCCACTATCTGCAGCATCAGCTGTTGTCTGGATCCTCTTATCTATTATCTGGCTTCCTCCGAGTGTCAAAGATACGTCTACAGCTTTCTGGGTTGGAAGAAAGATTCGCGTCCACCAAGAAGACAACGCTTAGCCCTAACAGACAATGAGGAAAACACGGAGGTGACCTTTCGGGAAGAGACTTGCTGA